In a genomic window of Streptomyces sp. cg36:
- a CDS encoding helix-turn-helix domain-containing protein, with translation MTVSVRGACGTGNPARAGARGRPARPDPLQELIRGRRDHLGLSQETVAERLGVSSRAYGNWERGRVKEWTDGKLLALADVLEMTDYQVERLFRLTVGRPPARVRQPHPQGGRAPGKAEAAFLADYDVLMDALSLPALLMDHRWQVRAANDAYRDLFTGLGTDPRADPAASFLRFGLLHPEAGSLLVNHADWRISLLSALAAAREQDPHDPGLRALHADVHRRPSLRALCRDAVDGCAPDGAADPAHPEGPLRVLRHPDPRRGLQICRLVEEVPTRAHILGLTRLTFVLTPFDFPCVAAPPRWSRQLSATTA, from the coding sequence ATGACGGTGAGTGTGCGCGGTGCGTGCGGGACCGGGAATCCGGCACGGGCGGGGGCACGGGGGCGGCCCGCCCGCCCCGACCCCCTCCAGGAGCTCATCCGGGGCCGCCGGGACCACCTGGGGCTGAGCCAGGAGACCGTGGCCGAACGGCTCGGGGTGAGCTCGCGGGCGTACGGCAACTGGGAGCGCGGCCGGGTCAAGGAGTGGACCGACGGCAAGCTCCTCGCCCTCGCCGATGTCCTGGAGATGACGGACTACCAGGTGGAGCGGCTGTTCCGGCTCACCGTCGGCCGCCCGCCCGCCCGCGTACGCCAGCCCCACCCGCAGGGCGGGCGCGCCCCCGGCAAGGCCGAGGCGGCCTTCCTCGCCGACTACGACGTCCTGATGGACGCGCTGTCGCTGCCCGCCCTCCTGATGGACCACCGCTGGCAGGTGCGGGCCGCCAACGACGCCTACCGCGACCTGTTCACCGGACTGGGCACCGACCCCCGCGCCGACCCGGCCGCCAGTTTCCTGCGGTTCGGCCTGCTGCACCCCGAGGCGGGCAGCCTCCTCGTCAACCACGCCGACTGGCGGATCTCCCTGCTGTCCGCGCTGGCGGCGGCGCGCGAACAGGACCCGCACGACCCGGGGTTGCGCGCCCTGCACGCCGATGTGCACCGGCGCCCCTCGCTGCGCGCCCTGTGCCGCGACGCCGTCGACGGCTGCGCCCCGGACGGGGCGGCCGACCCGGCCCACCCCGAGGGCCCCCTGCGGGTGCTGCGCCACCCCGACCCGCGCCGGGGCCTGCAGATCTGCAGGCTGGTCGAGGAGGTGCCCACCCGCGCCCACATCCTGGGCCTGACCCGCCTCACCTTCGTGCTGACCCCGTTCGACTTCCCGTGCGTGGCCGCGCCACCGCGCTGGTCGCGTCAGCTGTCGGCGACCACCGCGTGA
- a CDS encoding MBL fold metallo-hydrolase, with translation MPIPSELHRLDKHVHAWLPDFPGTWGMANCVVVGSGRADVPEALLVDTPYTADLTHALTAAARRVLAPGARISTVVNTHANGDHSYGNGLFPDAEIISTEANLAHLCAEPTPPQLQAVLDGCRPEVPFERYLLTHFGRYDYSGLDVVPPTRTFSGRLDLLVGSTPVELYEVGPAHTAGDLVVHLPESGVVCAGDVLFAGDVPVHWAGPLDGVIAACARILALDPQVVVPGHGPLLGPDDVRAYMAYLAELRDRVHELHRAGTGVEEASRVVLRELRRPELGLWERLAVLTAVEYRHLDASEEPLQLVQMLATAVRLAPDCVPDAVAGRPEPTAALRTGSADGHAVNNHAVVADS, from the coding sequence ATGCCTATTCCTTCCGAACTCCACCGTCTGGACAAGCACGTTCACGCCTGGCTGCCCGACTTCCCGGGCACCTGGGGCATGGCCAACTGCGTGGTCGTGGGCTCCGGCCGGGCCGACGTGCCCGAGGCCCTGCTGGTGGACACCCCGTACACCGCCGACCTCACCCACGCCCTGACGGCGGCGGCCCGGCGCGTCCTCGCGCCCGGGGCCCGGATCTCGACCGTGGTGAACACCCACGCCAACGGTGACCACAGCTACGGCAACGGCCTCTTCCCCGACGCGGAGATCATCAGCACCGAGGCCAACCTGGCCCATCTGTGCGCCGAGCCCACTCCCCCGCAGCTCCAGGCCGTACTCGACGGCTGCCGGCCCGAAGTGCCCTTCGAGCGCTATCTGCTCACCCACTTCGGCCGCTACGACTACAGCGGGCTCGACGTCGTCCCGCCGACCCGGACCTTCAGCGGCCGTCTCGACCTGCTGGTCGGGTCGACGCCCGTCGAGCTGTACGAGGTGGGGCCCGCGCACACCGCCGGGGACCTGGTGGTGCACCTGCCGGAGAGCGGTGTGGTGTGCGCGGGGGACGTACTGTTCGCCGGGGACGTGCCGGTGCACTGGGCCGGGCCGCTGGACGGGGTGATCGCGGCCTGCGCCAGGATCCTCGCGCTGGACCCGCAGGTGGTCGTGCCCGGCCACGGGCCGCTGCTCGGGCCGGACGACGTGCGCGCGTACATGGCGTACCTGGCGGAGCTGCGCGACCGCGTCCACGAGCTGCACCGCGCCGGGACCGGGGTGGAGGAGGCGTCGCGGGTGGTGCTGCGGGAGCTGCGGCGCCCCGAACTCGGGCTGTGGGAGCGCCTCGCCGTCCTGACGGCGGTGGAGTACCGCCACCTCGACGCGTCCGAGGAGCCGTTGCAGCTGGTCCAGATGCTGGCCACGGCGGTCCGGCTCGCGCCGGACTGCGTGCCGGACGCGGTGGCCGGGCGCCCCGAGCCGACGGCCGCGCTGCGGACGGGCTCGGCGGACGGTCACGCCGTAAACAATCACGCGGTGGTCGCCGACAGCTGA
- a CDS encoding sigma-70 family RNA polymerase sigma factor, with amino-acid sequence MDEQRGPQDGLLTTLTERFEADRTHLRSVAYRMLGSLSEAEDAVQEGWIRASRADISGVQNLGGWLTTVVARVCLNMLRSRQTRREDPLDVQAPAVEADREGGLDPEQEALMADSVGLALLVVLDTLSPAERLAFVLHDMFAVPFDEIAPLMERTPATARQLASRARRKVQGSTPLPEADLERKRQVADAFLAATRGGDFEALVTLLHPDVVLRADKAVGPTPAAIFLSGGATVAKAAMAAMGRARYTGIALVDGMAGLAMAPLGQLRLVLKFTVADGLITEIDVIAEPEIVSGIEVAVLAA; translated from the coding sequence ATGGACGAGCAGCGAGGGCCGCAGGACGGGCTCCTGACGACGCTCACCGAGCGCTTCGAGGCCGACCGGACGCATCTGCGGTCCGTCGCGTACCGCATGCTCGGCTCGCTCAGCGAAGCGGAGGACGCCGTTCAGGAGGGGTGGATCCGCGCCAGCCGCGCCGACATCAGCGGCGTGCAGAACCTCGGCGGATGGCTGACCACCGTCGTCGCCCGGGTCTGTCTGAACATGCTGCGCTCGCGCCAGACCCGCCGCGAGGACCCGCTGGACGTACAGGCCCCCGCCGTCGAGGCCGACCGGGAAGGCGGGCTCGACCCCGAGCAGGAGGCGCTGATGGCCGACTCCGTCGGGCTCGCGCTGCTCGTGGTGCTCGACACCCTCTCGCCCGCCGAGCGGCTCGCGTTCGTGCTGCACGACATGTTCGCCGTGCCCTTCGACGAGATCGCGCCGCTGATGGAGCGGACCCCGGCCACCGCCCGCCAGCTCGCCAGCCGGGCCCGGCGCAAGGTCCAGGGCAGCACCCCGCTCCCGGAGGCGGACCTGGAGCGCAAGCGGCAGGTCGCCGACGCGTTCCTCGCCGCGACCCGGGGCGGCGACTTCGAGGCCCTGGTCACCCTGCTCCACCCGGACGTGGTCCTGCGCGCGGACAAGGCCGTCGGCCCGACCCCGGCGGCGATCTTCCTCAGCGGCGGTGCCACCGTCGCGAAGGCCGCGATGGCGGCGATGGGTCGCGCCCGGTACACCGGGATCGCCCTGGTGGACGGCATGGCCGGACTCGCCATGGCGCCGCTCGGCCAGCTGCGCCTGGTCCTCAAGTTCACCGTCGCGGACGGGCTGATCACCGAGATCGACGTCATCGCCGAGCCGGAGATCGTGTCCGGCATCGAGGTCGCCGTCCTCGCGGCCTGA
- a CDS encoding helix-turn-helix domain-containing protein: MGLEELLRLTVSALMQATGQSQRDLAAVLGLTQTQVSRRQSGSTAWSLRDCDALAEHFGIAPLDLLAGPTRACEALPARARAVDTTARADGMKTEAAVRAHQVEAEGAGR; the protein is encoded by the coding sequence ATGGGGCTGGAGGAGTTGCTGAGACTGACGGTGAGCGCGCTGATGCAGGCCACGGGCCAGTCGCAGCGGGACCTCGCGGCGGTCCTCGGCCTCACCCAGACCCAGGTGTCACGCCGTCAGAGCGGCTCCACGGCATGGAGCCTGCGCGACTGCGACGCGCTGGCCGAGCACTTCGGCATCGCCCCCCTGGACCTGCTGGCGGGCCCCACCCGGGCGTGCGAGGCGCTGCCCGCCCGTGCGCGCGCCGTCGATACCACCGCGCGGGCGGACGGTATGAAGACGGAAGCGGCCGTACGGGCACACCAGGTGGAGGCGGAAGGGGCGGGCCGGTGA
- a CDS encoding helix-turn-helix domain-containing protein translates to MSDFDAIDSLLAEVGPQEPLPEPDERRRLRERANLSKAQVARALSVSPSTVGGWESGRDPSGETRTRYAYLLDGLRAKLEPEEVPGAAAAEPEAPAEDAEDAASDADMDDDVEVLAAPEPCVLCGAPARHRVAGFAQHLDPADCGTPAPAPPTAAPARTPEPEPAQAAAPARTRTPREASGPQPKRHPKSAPAPAPASSSASSSERPPTRRAFQEPSAMPDLVGQAVKAALGEHGGDVDAATAALLKRAIPDAMRLLDETRRGARYDIVAHPWIPDVLRKQTAKGPDQIWEARPKWTRHELPPGQHEVTALDINGAYLSALKTHLPIGQLEHSTGFAHDRRRAGVHLITPPHWDHEAVLPNPIGNRDEPGPLWVTEPTLRLLLRLSGPKYGLCDPPEIHESFTSGATENLLEKFRVALKDARDTAIADGDEVTLEYVKAMYSKFVSTMGESNYNRELYRPDWMHIIRSQAFANLWMKAFKAHEEGLAVVRAMGTDELHVIGDWRRVFAEGRGVSEVKVKDTYEVGEPDPEQED, encoded by the coding sequence GTGAGTGACTTCGACGCGATCGACTCGCTGCTGGCCGAGGTCGGCCCGCAGGAGCCGCTGCCCGAGCCCGACGAGCGCCGCCGGCTGCGTGAACGTGCCAACCTGTCGAAGGCGCAGGTGGCGCGCGCCCTGTCGGTGAGCCCCTCGACCGTGGGCGGCTGGGAGTCGGGCCGCGACCCGTCCGGCGAGACCCGCACGCGGTACGCGTACCTCCTGGACGGCCTGCGCGCCAAGCTGGAGCCGGAGGAGGTTCCCGGGGCCGCCGCCGCGGAGCCCGAGGCGCCGGCCGAAGACGCCGAAGACGCCGCCTCGGACGCGGACATGGACGACGACGTCGAGGTCCTGGCGGCGCCGGAGCCGTGCGTGCTGTGCGGGGCCCCGGCCCGGCACCGGGTGGCCGGATTCGCCCAGCACCTGGACCCGGCGGACTGCGGCACCCCGGCCCCGGCCCCGCCGACGGCCGCCCCCGCCCGCACCCCCGAACCCGAGCCCGCCCAGGCCGCAGCCCCGGCCCGTACGCGGACACCCCGCGAGGCGAGCGGCCCGCAGCCGAAGCGGCACCCCAAATCCGCCCCCGCCCCCGCCCCCGCGTCCTCGTCCGCGTCCTCGTCGGAGCGCCCGCCCACCCGCCGCGCGTTCCAGGAGCCGTCCGCGATGCCGGACCTGGTGGGCCAGGCGGTCAAGGCGGCCCTCGGCGAGCACGGGGGAGACGTGGACGCGGCCACGGCGGCCCTGCTCAAGCGGGCCATCCCGGACGCGATGCGGCTGCTCGACGAGACCCGCAGGGGCGCCCGGTACGACATCGTGGCCCACCCCTGGATCCCCGACGTGCTGCGCAAGCAGACGGCGAAGGGCCCGGACCAGATCTGGGAGGCCCGCCCCAAGTGGACCCGGCACGAACTGCCGCCGGGGCAGCACGAGGTGACGGCGCTCGACATCAACGGCGCCTACCTGTCGGCCCTCAAGACCCATCTCCCGATCGGCCAGCTGGAGCACTCCACCGGCTTCGCCCACGACCGCCGCCGCGCGGGCGTCCACCTGATCACCCCGCCGCACTGGGACCACGAGGCGGTCCTGCCGAACCCGATCGGCAACCGCGACGAGCCGGGCCCGCTGTGGGTGACCGAGCCGACCCTGCGCCTGCTGCTGCGCCTGTCGGGCCCGAAGTACGGCCTGTGCGACCCGCCCGAGATCCACGAGTCGTTCACCTCCGGCGCCACCGAGAACCTGCTGGAGAAGTTCCGCGTCGCCCTCAAGGACGCCCGCGACACGGCGATCGCGGACGGCGACGAGGTGACGCTGGAGTACGTGAAGGCGATGTACTCCAAGTTCGTGTCGACGATGGGCGAGTCCAACTACAACCGCGAGCTGTACCGTCCGGACTGGATGCACATCATCCGCTCCCAGGCGTTCGCCAACCTCTGGATGAAGGCGTTCAAGGCCCATGAGGAGGGACTCGCCGTGGTACGGGCGATGGGCACCGACGAGCTCCACGTCATCGGCGACTGGCGCCGGGTCTTCGCCGAGGGGCGGGGCGTGAGCGAGGTCAAGGTGAAGGACACCTACGAGGTCGGCGAGCCGGACCCGGAGCAGGAGGACTGA
- a CDS encoding transcriptional regulator, producing MPDHSNEFGKYGARGIKGSEAVGRVLDSLAGGIATPVTVRRGLLARLHYLSRTPHAWAAAKEAGLTVTDRTLKAWLAGTRNPSRVNLERIDRAYRAVRRHNVARHLLRRLNAAGGTRVELHPLNQSQVPRPRQRVVEYRSLNVRRWDRIVAAWSTDDPEALDAAWTLVIEDLGSQWGQYEYVTNVGFAA from the coding sequence GTGCCCGACCACAGCAATGAGTTCGGCAAGTACGGGGCGCGCGGGATCAAGGGCAGCGAGGCCGTGGGCCGGGTGCTGGACTCCCTCGCGGGCGGCATCGCGACCCCGGTGACCGTCCGCCGCGGCCTGCTGGCCCGGCTGCACTACCTCTCGCGCACCCCGCACGCCTGGGCGGCGGCGAAGGAGGCGGGCCTGACGGTCACCGACCGCACGCTCAAGGCGTGGCTGGCGGGCACCCGCAACCCCTCCCGGGTCAACCTGGAACGCATCGACCGTGCCTACCGGGCGGTCCGCCGCCACAACGTGGCCCGCCACCTGCTGCGCCGCCTCAACGCGGCGGGCGGCACCCGCGTGGAGCTCCACCCCCTGAACCAGTCCCAGGTCCCGCGCCCGCGCCAGCGGGTCGTCGAGTACCGCTCCTTGAACGTCCGCCGCTGGGACCGGATCGTGGCCGCCTGGTCGACGGACGACCCCGAGGCCCTGGACGCGGCGTGGACGCTCGTCATCGAGGACCTGGGCTCGCAGTGGGGCCAGTACGAGTACGTGACGAACGTGGGCTTCGCCGCCTGA
- a CDS encoding DUF397 domain-containing protein encodes MTSAPSPQWFKSSYSNNGGQCIEVAANLAASHGVVPVRDSKLIDSPVLLLSPVSFAHLVEYAKRAR; translated from the coding sequence GTGACCAGCGCACCCTCTCCCCAATGGTTCAAGTCCTCGTACAGCAACAACGGCGGCCAGTGCATCGAAGTAGCCGCCAACCTCGCCGCCTCGCACGGCGTCGTCCCCGTGCGGGACAGCAAGCTGATCGACAGCCCCGTGCTCCTCCTGTCCCCGGTCTCCTTCGCCCACCTCGTGGAGTACGCCAAGCGGGCCCGGTAG
- a CDS encoding Scr1 family TA system antitoxin-like transcriptional regulator: protein MNRKELAPESSPQAAFGARLRSSREARGWKQEDLAGRMSYSSTHISAVETGRKVPTLRFSRSADVAFGMAGTVDTFEREWREIRHGSLLEGFPEYVGHESRAAEIRLYEVGIIPGLLQTPEYAAVLARSAIKRGAITPEQAEERVALVAERQAALVRMPPPLVFVVLDESCVCRSVGEPPVMAGQLDRLLEFAARPTTVFQIAPFTMGERRPFDLPITVLTLPDRSLMSYAESAQRGHLERESNVVLPVLTAYHQLQAEAHSQAASVAMIEQLRKGTP, encoded by the coding sequence ATGAACCGCAAAGAGTTGGCGCCCGAGAGCAGTCCCCAAGCCGCCTTCGGGGCGCGCCTGCGCAGTTCCCGCGAGGCGCGCGGCTGGAAGCAGGAGGACCTCGCCGGGCGGATGAGCTACTCCAGTACGCACATCTCGGCGGTGGAAACCGGTCGCAAGGTGCCGACTCTGCGGTTTTCGCGCAGTGCCGACGTCGCCTTCGGCATGGCAGGGACGGTCGACACCTTCGAGCGCGAGTGGCGCGAGATCCGGCACGGGTCGCTGCTGGAGGGCTTCCCGGAGTACGTGGGCCACGAGAGCCGCGCGGCGGAGATCCGCCTGTACGAGGTGGGGATCATTCCCGGGCTGCTGCAGACCCCGGAGTACGCGGCGGTCCTCGCCAGGAGCGCCATCAAGCGGGGCGCGATCACCCCCGAGCAGGCCGAGGAGCGGGTGGCTCTCGTCGCGGAGCGGCAGGCCGCGCTCGTCCGCATGCCGCCCCCGCTGGTCTTCGTGGTGCTCGACGAGAGCTGCGTCTGCCGGTCCGTGGGCGAACCACCTGTCATGGCGGGCCAGTTGGACCGGCTTTTGGAGTTCGCCGCGAGGCCGACCACCGTGTTCCAGATCGCCCCGTTCACCATGGGTGAGCGTCGGCCCTTCGACCTCCCCATCACGGTACTGACCCTGCCGGACCGGTCGCTGATGTCGTACGCCGAGTCCGCCCAGCGAGGCCATCTCGAACGGGAAAGCAACGTGGTACTGCCTGTGTTGACCGCCTACCATCAATTGCAGGCCGAAGCGCACTCTCAGGCGGCATCTGTGGCCATGATCGAGCAGTTACGAAAGGGCACCCCGTGA
- a CDS encoding peptidase inhibitor family I36 protein, whose product MKSTSTALKRFTIPLAACLLSVGAVLSTSASAQAVPCGSGNFCVWTDANFTGLKIEHSGDDHWWEGDMAWHDSSWANHGISGPGVKDHVKVYSARELLGHVTLCLAPGQEVGYNAGANDKGASHTWTMGC is encoded by the coding sequence ATGAAGTCCACGTCCACGGCCCTGAAGCGCTTCACGATCCCCCTCGCCGCCTGTCTCCTCTCCGTCGGAGCCGTCCTGTCGACCTCGGCCTCCGCACAGGCCGTGCCGTGCGGCAGCGGCAACTTCTGCGTCTGGACCGACGCCAACTTCACCGGCCTGAAGATCGAGCACAGCGGCGACGACCACTGGTGGGAGGGCGACATGGCCTGGCACGACTCCTCGTGGGCGAACCACGGAATCTCCGGCCCCGGGGTCAAGGACCACGTCAAGGTGTACTCCGCCCGCGAGCTGCTCGGCCATGTGACCCTCTGCCTCGCCCCGGGCCAGGAGGTCGGCTACAACGCGGGGGCCAACGACAAGGGCGCCTCCCACACCTGGACGATGGGCTGCTGA
- a CDS encoding SDR family NAD(P)-dependent oxidoreductase has translation MPPTPPWNVHRLPRADGRVFLVTGGNAGIGYFVAEQLSATGATVVLGCRNPAKAATATASIRARVPGARVRDVRLDLADLPSLQTAVESMELDRLDAVVHNAGVALDDPPRRTTGDGHELMFATNHLGHFALTHWLLPLLSAAPDARVVTMGSFAAKSERLDLNDPQSARDYRPQRAYGRSKLAQMHFALELDRRLRACGSPVTSVLAHPGGALDALTPARPPLPTPPLAARLATAPAALLLQGKHAGARPAVRAVLDPAVRGGDLWSPRQFALRGRPRREPVWHHLRDADTAAGLWEVSRALTGVDFGGL, from the coding sequence ATGCCACCCACCCCGCCCTGGAACGTCCACCGGCTGCCGCGCGCCGACGGCCGCGTCTTCCTGGTCACCGGCGGCAACGCCGGGATCGGGTACTTCGTCGCGGAGCAGCTGTCCGCGACGGGAGCCACCGTCGTACTCGGCTGCCGGAACCCCGCCAAGGCCGCGACCGCCACGGCCTCGATCCGGGCACGCGTCCCGGGCGCGCGGGTCCGGGACGTACGGCTGGACCTGGCCGACCTCCCATCGCTCCAAACAGCAGTGGAGTCAATGGAGTTGGACCGTCTGGACGCGGTGGTCCACAACGCCGGGGTGGCGCTCGACGACCCGCCGCGCAGGACGACGGGGGACGGCCACGAGCTCATGTTCGCCACCAACCACCTCGGCCACTTCGCCCTGACCCACTGGCTGCTGCCCCTGCTGTCGGCCGCGCCGGACGCCCGGGTGGTGACCATGGGCAGCTTCGCGGCCAAGTCCGAACGGCTGGACCTGAACGACCCGCAGTCCGCGCGCGACTACCGCCCCCAACGCGCCTACGGGCGCTCCAAGCTGGCGCAGATGCACTTCGCCCTGGAACTCGACCGCCGCCTGCGGGCGTGCGGCAGCCCGGTGACGAGCGTGCTGGCCCACCCCGGCGGCGCACTGGACGCCCTCACCCCCGCACGCCCACCGCTCCCCACACCCCCGCTCGCCGCCCGCCTGGCCACGGCCCCCGCGGCCCTCCTGCTCCAGGGCAAACACGCGGGCGCCCGGCCCGCGGTCCGAGCGGTACTGGACCCGGCGGTACGGGGCGGCGACTTGTGGAGCCCCCGACAATTCGCCCTACGCGGCAGACCCCGCCGAGAGCCGGTGTGGCACCACCTGCGCGACGCGGACACGGCGGCCGGACTGTGGGAGGTGAGCCGCGCGCTGACCGGCGTGGACTTCGGGGGGTTGTAG
- a CDS encoding N-acetylmuramoyl-L-alanine amidase, protein MCPPGCEQHEGSSGAIDGNSHFYGFECENLGDGRDPWPAAQLDAIERTAAAICRIHSWSARSVIGHLEWSDWKNDPRGFGMPDMRARIGRRLGGKPSGPTTPAPVTVSLTHVVAAARQDPAAAQGHITYRADVLVVEQALQAEGLLDGAWVDGSFGTRTVTAYAALQRRYGYSGSDADGIPGKTSLIRLGAAHGFTVKD, encoded by the coding sequence GTGTGTCCGCCCGGCTGCGAGCAGCACGAAGGCAGCTCCGGGGCGATCGACGGCAATTCGCACTTCTATGGGTTCGAGTGCGAGAACCTCGGCGACGGCCGAGACCCGTGGCCTGCGGCGCAGCTCGACGCGATCGAGCGCACTGCGGCGGCGATCTGCCGGATCCACAGCTGGTCGGCCCGCTCGGTGATCGGGCATCTGGAATGGTCCGACTGGAAGAACGACCCCAGAGGTTTCGGCATGCCGGACATGCGCGCCCGTATCGGCCGCAGGCTGGGAGGCAAGCCGTCCGGGCCGACGACGCCCGCCCCCGTGACGGTGTCGCTGACGCATGTCGTGGCGGCAGCGCGGCAGGATCCGGCGGCGGCGCAAGGCCACATCACCTACCGAGCGGACGTACTGGTCGTCGAGCAGGCCCTCCAGGCGGAGGGTCTCCTCGATGGGGCCTGGGTCGACGGGTCCTTCGGGACGCGCACCGTGACTGCGTACGCCGCGCTTCAGCGCCGGTACGGCTACAGCGGCAGCGACGCCGACGGCATCCCCGGCAAGACCTCTCTCATCCGCCTGGGCGCTGCCCACGGCTTCACCGTGAAGGACTGA
- a CDS encoding holin — protein MGTLAFWKATGERAVRTAAQTLVAALGLDSAGVLHADWSDGLSLAAGAALLAVLTAIATSGGAEGPGVTETVRRR, from the coding sequence ATGGGCACTCTCGCGTTCTGGAAGGCGACCGGCGAGCGGGCGGTACGTACGGCTGCGCAGACGCTGGTGGCTGCGCTGGGGCTCGACTCGGCGGGTGTTCTGCATGCCGACTGGAGTGACGGTCTGTCGCTCGCAGCTGGTGCGGCGCTGCTGGCCGTGCTCACAGCGATAGCGACCTCCGGTGGGGCGGAGGGGCCGGGAGTCACCGAGACGGTGCGGCGCCGGTGA
- a CDS encoding DUF6233 domain-containing protein — MRCPNLIGTRRALLGTIIKHVSEEVSPKLAALLFLGRVQRTDPARTHRWIEQERQRVAEEAARRPPLPPPDWVIAYVRRGADKPRLPEGVHIGGCSMAPGQPTAITRERALAALSEGVPACSFCRPDSELGVLDA; from the coding sequence ATGCGCTGCCCCAACTTGATCGGTACGCGGAGAGCCCTCCTCGGAACTATAATCAAACATGTGTCCGAAGAAGTGTCTCCGAAGCTTGCTGCGCTGCTGTTCTTGGGACGGGTGCAACGGACCGACCCTGCCCGGACGCATCGGTGGATCGAGCAGGAACGACAGCGAGTCGCTGAGGAAGCCGCTCGACGGCCGCCCCTACCCCCGCCGGACTGGGTGATCGCCTACGTACGGCGGGGCGCGGACAAACCTCGGCTGCCCGAAGGCGTGCACATTGGTGGGTGCAGCATGGCGCCTGGTCAGCCCACAGCCATCACTCGCGAGCGGGCCCTCGCCGCGCTTTCTGAAGGCGTCCCAGCCTGTTCGTTCTGCCGCCCGGACAGTGAGCTCGGCGTGCTGGATGCATGA
- a CDS encoding helix-turn-helix domain-containing protein, whose product MPQWSEFSTGQRIKILRGPDMTQEDLAHACHLSVDAIRAAERDVRLTLPTLLAVSAALHCDVSVILGQSTPRRATTHADRVIMTALSHAIHDTSAGRLPETLDEPPTVAELSEIVTQAWSTYWTGQYAQVGALAAPLVREAAARLHVQPDGEQASAWAVLADAYRISAYVANLMGARDLAYAAIGHAHHAASQAADPLRAALVDSGRAWVYLRDARLADALDLAEKAATDIEPRFSKASHEELTVYGSHINFAAVVASRMANSVRAADYLSQSHAAGARMGREHGAFGTLFGPVTATTQAVGIKVSLGETGQALDLIDSIGDVSQLQKAAQHRYAMDKALAQADARMWDSALDTLEGALEDAPEWARHQALPGVIAEKIGAGSTARLRKVSRIIGVSPVPREGMGFAAADRRTAL is encoded by the coding sequence ATGCCGCAGTGGAGCGAATTCAGCACGGGCCAACGCATCAAGATCCTTCGCGGGCCAGACATGACGCAGGAAGACCTGGCTCACGCCTGCCACCTCAGTGTCGATGCCATCCGCGCCGCCGAGCGCGACGTTCGACTCACCCTGCCCACCCTCCTCGCGGTCTCGGCAGCTCTGCACTGCGACGTGTCCGTCATCCTGGGCCAGTCCACGCCACGCCGCGCCACCACCCACGCCGACCGGGTCATCATGACCGCCCTCTCGCACGCCATCCACGACACATCCGCCGGCCGACTGCCCGAGACGCTCGACGAACCACCTACCGTCGCCGAGCTCAGCGAGATCGTCACTCAGGCTTGGAGCACGTACTGGACGGGCCAGTACGCCCAGGTAGGTGCGCTTGCCGCCCCCCTTGTCAGGGAGGCCGCCGCGCGTCTCCACGTGCAGCCTGACGGCGAGCAGGCATCAGCGTGGGCGGTCCTCGCGGATGCCTACCGGATCAGCGCCTACGTGGCCAACCTGATGGGCGCCCGCGATCTCGCCTACGCCGCGATCGGGCACGCGCACCATGCCGCCAGCCAAGCAGCCGACCCCCTGCGCGCAGCCCTGGTCGACTCCGGCCGGGCATGGGTGTACCTCCGGGACGCCCGCTTGGCCGACGCCCTCGACCTGGCTGAGAAGGCCGCCACCGACATCGAGCCCCGGTTCTCGAAGGCGTCCCACGAGGAACTGACCGTCTACGGCAGCCACATCAACTTCGCGGCCGTCGTAGCCAGCCGGATGGCCAACTCGGTCCGGGCCGCCGACTACCTGTCCCAGTCCCATGCCGCTGGCGCCCGCATGGGCCGGGAACACGGTGCGTTCGGAACCCTGTTCGGCCCGGTCACCGCGACAACGCAAGCCGTCGGCATCAAGGTCAGCCTCGGCGAGACGGGCCAGGCCCTCGACCTGATCGACAGCATCGGCGATGTCTCCCAGCTCCAGAAGGCCGCACAGCACCGGTACGCCATGGACAAGGCACTGGCCCAGGCCGACGCCCGGATGTGGGACTCGGCCCTCGACACCCTTGAGGGGGCACTGGAAGACGCCCCGGAATGGGCCCGGCACCAGGCGCTCCCCGGAGTGATCGCCGAGAAGATCGGGGCGGGGTCCACCGCACGGCTCCGCAAGGTGTCGAGGATCATCGGGGTCTCGCCGGTCCCCCGGGAAGGCATGGGTTTCGCGGCGGCTGACAGGCGTACCGCTCTCTGA